From the genome of Spinacia oleracea cultivar Varoflay chromosome 2, BTI_SOV_V1, whole genome shotgun sequence, one region includes:
- the LOC110793228 gene encoding protein SUPPRESSOR OF MAX2 1 has translation MRGGLSAIQQTLTPEAASVLSHSIAEAGRRNHGQTTPLHVAATLLSSPTGFLRQACIRSHPNSSHPLQCRALELCFSVALERLPTAQSGGGGGGSGPEPPISNALMAALKRAQAHQRRGCPEQQQQPLLAVKVELEQLIISILDDPSVSRVMREASFSSPAVKAAIEQVVSSQPNSGPGSGPGPRIGLGFRSVPGPCPTPQGAGLQRNLYLNPRLQQQQQQQQLQQQQGNVIQGRVDDVKKVMDILSRSKKRNPILVGEAGPEEVMKEVVKRIDKDEIHDGVLKGVEVISTEKELGSDRTQLPTKLKELGALVDRKMLVNCKGGNGVVVDLGDLKWLVDQPANQGVSEAARGAVIEMGKMLRKFGEGSKIWFIGTATCETYLRCQVYHTAMENEWDLQVVSIVARPPLSGMLPRFGSNGGILSSSVECLSPMKGFPMPASSLTRRVSENMDPSRRFSCCPQCTEKYDQELAKLQSSEVKSDATQPHSLPPWLQNAKSNSNDTFQCKEQEMILRQKTQELQKKWRETCLQLHPSFHNNMSSERISPSPLSMTGLYNPNLLMRQPFQPKLQQKPGSLGDGLQLNISSPVNPTSTPGSPVRTELVLGPTKNPGIALDNNGQKDGVKDFLGCISSESTDKRVTAIPEDIDSFKRLLKGLIAKVWWQTDAASAIASTVTQCRLGNGKRRVGGGSKGDIWLLFSGPDRMGKKKMAAALSDLVSGTGPITIPLGLRRDGDESEFNYRGKTVMDRVVEAIRRNPFSVIMLQDIDEADMLVRGNIKRAMERGRISDSHGREISLANVVFIVTSSWMPEQVQQQNLSTLNEEEKMTSLASGGWQLKISIITDEKVVTNNNTGGKRRSSPSWLNDDRSTTKQRKEETSQGLSFDLNQMADIDDDRLDGSHNSSDLTVDHEEDHRHENRGSPPTTSSEAPNELLTSVDEAIFFKVVDFKPIRQHIERSILAKFSCITGEDKLTVKIESEALEKIISGIWLGQTSIESWIEKALVPSINQFKTRLPEGKTVARLELDQESESRNHGDWLPGRIMVVSDAQ, from the exons ATGAGGGGCGGGTTAAGTGCGATCCAGCAAACCCTAACGCCGGAAGCGGCGAGTGTTTTAAGCCACTCGATCGCTGAAGCTGGCCGGAGGAACCACGGCCAGACCACCCCTTTACACGTGGCTGCCACTCTGTTGTCGTCACCAACTGGGTTCCTCCGGCAAGCTTGTATCCGCTCACACCCGAATTCCTCCCACCCACTACAGTGCAGAGCGTTGGAGCTTTGCTTTAGTGTGGCTTTAGAGCGGTTGCCCACCGCTCAAagcggcggcggtggtggtgggtCTGGGCCTGAGCCGCCAATTTCTAATGCACTTATGGCTGCCTTGAAGCGAGCCCAGGCTCACCAACGGCGGGGTTGTCCTGAGCAACAACAGCAACCGTTGTTGGCGGTGAAAGTTGAGCTAGAGCAGTTgattatatctatacttgaTGACCCTAGTGTTAGCCGGGTTATGCGCGAGGCTTCGTTTTCGAGTCCGGCAGTTAAGGCTGCCATTGAGCAGGTAGTAAGTAGCCAACCCAATTCCGGGCCTGGTTCCGGACCTGGCCCCAGAATTGGGTTGGGGTTCCGCTCCGTACCCGGTCCTTGTCCTACTCCACAGGGTGCCGGATTACAGAGGAATTTGTATTTGAATCCGAGAttacagcagcaacaacaacaacagcagctaCAGCAACAACAAGGGAATGTAATACAAGGGAGAGTGGATGATGTAAAGAAGGTGATGGATATCTTATCACGGTCTAAGAAAAGAAACCCGATCCTCGTAGGCGAAGCCGGCCCGGAAGAGGTGATGAAGGAAGTGGTTAAACGAATTGACAAGGACGAAATACACGACGGGGTATTGAAAGGGGTGGAAGTGATTTCTACAGAGAAGGAACTAGGGTCAGATCGTACACAGTTGCCCACCAAGTTAAAAGAATTAGGCGCATTGGTTGATAGGAAAATGTTAGTAAATTGTAAAGGGGGAAATGGGGTGGTTGTTGATTTAGGTGACTTGAAATGGCTTGTTGATCAGCCTGCTAATCAAGGCGTTTCTGAGGCGGCTCGAGGGGCGGTCATTGAGATGGGGAAGATGTTGAGGAAATTTGGGGAAGGGAGTAAAATTTGGTTTATTGGGACAGCTACTTGTGAGACTTATTTAAGATGCCAGGTTTATCATACTGCAATGGAGAATGAATGGGATCTTCAGGTTGTTTCCATTGTTGCTAGACCCCCTCTTTCTGGGATGTTGCCTAG GTTTGGATCAAATGGGGGAATATTAAGTAGCTCTGTTGAATGCTTAAGCCCGATGAAGGGTTTTCCGATGCCTGCTTCGTCTTTAACGAGGCGGGTTTCTGAAAATATGGACCCGTCTAGAAGATTTAGCTGCTGCCCACAGTGTACAGAGAAGTATGATCAGGAGCTTGCGAAGTTACAATCTTCTGAGGTTAAATCGGATGCAACTCAACCACACTCGTTACCTCCGTGGTTACAGAATGCAAAATCGAACAGTAATGATACATTTCAG TGCAAGGAGCAAGAAATGATATTGAGACAGAAAACACAAGAATTGCAGAAGAAATGGAGagaaacatgtttgcaactccATCCTAGTTTTCACAACAATATGAGCTCTGAGAGAATCAGTCCATCACCCCTCTCCATGACGGGCTTATACAATCCGAATTTACTTATGCGCCAACCATTTCAACCAAAATTACAGCAAAAACCCGGAAGCCTTGGTGATGGTCTGCAGCTCAACATCAGTTCTCCAGTAAATCCCACAAGTACACCAGGGAGCCCAGTAAGAACAGAGCTTGTTCTAGGCCCGACAAAGAACCCGGGTATAGCTCTAGATAATAATGGTCAAAAGGATGGCGTGAAAGACTTCCTGGGTTGCATTTCATCAGAATCAACTGACAAACGTGTGACTGCAATCCCAGAAGATATAGACTCGTTCAAGAGGTTGCTTAAAGGTCTGATTGCCAAAGTGTGGTGGCAGACAGATGCAGCATCCGCCATAGCTTCTACTGTAACACAATGCAGATTGGGGAATGGAAAACGCCGAGTTGGTGGTGGATCGAAAGGTGACATATGGTTGCTTTTCTCGGGTCCTGATAGGATGGGTAAGAAGAAGATGGCTGCTGCTCTTTCGGACCTTGTTTCCGGTACGGGTCCCATTACAATCCCCCTCGGTTTGAGACGTGACGGGGATGAATCTGAGTTTAATTACCGTGGTAAAACCGTGATGGATAGAGTGGTAGAGGCGATTAGGAGAAACCCGTTTTCGGTGATAATGCTGCAAGACATTGACGAGGCTGATATGCTAGTCCGAGGAAACATCAAACGGGCGATGGAAAGGGGGAGGATTTCCGACTCCCATGGCCGTGAAATCAGTCTTGCAAACGTCGTTTTCATTGTTACATCTAGTTGGATGCCAGAACAGGTGCAGCAGCAGAACTTATCTACACTTAATGAAGAAGAGAAGATGACCTCTTTAGCTAGTGGTGGTTGGCAGTTAAAGATATCTATAATAACAGATGAAAAGGTTGTTACCAATAATAATACAGGGGGGAAAAGAAGATCATCACCCAGTTGGCTGAATGATGATAGGTCAaccacaaagcaaaggaaggaGGAAACGAGTCAAGGACTGTCATTTGATCTTAATCAGATGGCTGATATTGATGATGATCGACTCGATGGGTCCCACAACTCAAGTGACCTCACGGTTGATCACGAGGAGGATCATAGACACGAGAACAGGGGATCCCCCCCTACAACCTCGTCAGAAGCACCCAACGAGCTGTTAACTTCAGTAGACGAAGCTATCTTCTTCAAAGTGGTTGATTTTAAACCAATCAGGCAACACATTGAGAGGTCAATATTAGCAAAGTTCTCATGTATTACAGGAGAAGATAAGTTGACAGTCAAAATTGAGAGTGAAGCACTTGAGAAGATCATCAGTGGAATTTGGTTAGGGCAAACCAGTATAGAATCATGGATAGAAAAGGCCTTGGTACCTAGCATTAATCAGTTCAAAACGAGATTACCGGAGGGTAAAACGGTGGCTCGGCTTGAGCTTGATCAAGAATCTGAGAGCCGGAATCATGGTGACTGGCTACCGGGAAGAATCATGGTAGTTTCCGATGCACAGTAA